From Xylocopilactobacillus apis, a single genomic window includes:
- the rpe gene encoding ribulose-phosphate 3-epimerase: protein MIVPSILNANLLNLKTDLQELENLDIEMIHVDIMDGNFVPNISFGSSFVEAIAQETTLKQDIHLMVQNPERIIDQLLEIQPAGITFHYEATHDSFRLLEKIKSKGVKAGIALNPGTSYEAIEAAIMAADRVLVMTVNPGFGGQSFIKPMLHKVRKLDLTKQINQYSYQIEVDGGVNEQTIALCRDAGADEFVVGSYIFNETDLTKPVSKLRNILGSEQ from the coding sequence ATGATAGTTCCTTCAATTTTGAATGCTAATTTACTGAACTTAAAAACAGATTTACAAGAGTTAGAAAATTTAGATATTGAAATGATTCATGTTGACATTATGGATGGCAATTTTGTACCAAATATTTCTTTTGGTTCAAGTTTTGTTGAAGCAATTGCTCAAGAGACAACATTAAAGCAAGATATTCACTTAATGGTACAAAATCCTGAACGGATAATCGATCAATTATTAGAAATTCAACCAGCTGGAATAACGTTTCATTATGAAGCAACTCATGATAGTTTTCGACTTTTAGAAAAAATTAAATCAAAAGGGGTTAAAGCGGGCATTGCATTAAATCCCGGTACCTCTTATGAAGCAATTGAAGCTGCGATTATGGCAGCGGATCGAGTTTTGGTGATGACAGTAAATCCGGGATTTGGCGGGCAATCATTTATTAAACCAATGCTTCATAAAGTAAGAAAATTAGATCTTACAAAACAAATTAATCAATATTCGTATCAAATTGAGGTTGATGGGGGTGTCAATGAACAGACAATAGCATTGTGTCGTGATGCAGGAGCAGATGAGTTTGTGGTTGGTTCATATATTTTTAACGAAACTGATTTAACAAAACCAGTTTCAAAATTACGAAATATTTTAGGTTCTGAGCAATAA
- the rpmB gene encoding 50S ribosomal protein L28, with protein sequence MAKDYFTGKHTTFGNNRSHALNSSRRSWKPNLQKVRILVNGKKKRVWVSARTLKSGKLTRV encoded by the coding sequence ATGGCAAAAGATTATTTTACAGGTAAACATACCACATTTGGTAATAACCGTTCGCACGCTTTAAATTCTAGCCGTCGTTCGTGGAAACCAAATTTACAAAAAGTCCGTATTTTAGTTAACGGCAAAAAGAAAAGAGTTTGGGTTTCAGCTCGAACTTTAAAATCTGGTAAGCTTACTAGAGTTTAA
- a CDS encoding Asp23/Gls24 family envelope stress response protein, whose translation MGLKVNTKYGKVDVSNRVISTIVGNAVADVFGVVGLAPSRNLRDNILVLLNKTNYQKGIQIKQVKGEIEVEVSVVVGFGMKISEIGKNVQDRIRYNLELMLSVSPSIVNVVVQDVKLIDD comes from the coding sequence ATGGGACTGAAAGTTAATACAAAATATGGTAAGGTTGACGTTTCAAATCGGGTAATCTCAACAATTGTGGGAAATGCTGTAGCTGATGTGTTTGGAGTTGTTGGTCTTGCACCTAGTCGTAATCTTCGTGATAATATTTTAGTGTTGTTGAATAAAACAAATTATCAAAAAGGAATTCAGATCAAACAGGTAAAAGGCGAAATTGAAGTAGAGGTTTCTGTTGTAGTTGGTTTTGGAATGAAGATTTCAGAAATTGGGAAGAATGTTCAAGATCGCATTAGGTATAATTTAGAATTGATGTTGTCTGTAAGTCCTTCAATCGTTAATGTGGTTGTACAAGACGTAAAGTTGATTGATGATTAA